The proteins below come from a single Periophthalmus magnuspinnatus isolate fPerMag1 chromosome 7, fPerMag1.2.pri, whole genome shotgun sequence genomic window:
- the nt5dc2 gene encoding 5'-nucleotidase domain-containing protein 2, whose product MSVKTLGSVLSRSFWTRGKRGPSGARSPSGARSPRVHRLCSSCCGSKQKLLCGKTQQQSCDPSACPPEAPHRAPSPANKKPEEPAGPPGAPGVSAVRGVRGRSYFTHAAPTDQRSLLWARYHEMKRLVHDLIPPGACGILNHSAIYSNNEVSLAEVDIYGFDYDYTLALYSNALHSMIYDTARGFLIDHFKYPQGIRKYDYIPNFAARGLHYDIQKGLLMKIDAFHYIQPGTVYRGLSPVPDEEVQELYGGTFHIPLEQDSGFYGKGPKVKQFMDIFSIPEMTLLAAANDFFITNEIDYDPVHLFKDVSEAVGMVHLKGFMYKWIMQDLDKYILRGEETDAVLHRLVDQGKKLFLITNSPFTFVDKGMSHMVGKDWREFFDVVIVQADKPHFFTDCIKPFRRLDCDGALRWDKIKTLEKGQIYKQGNLFDFLRLTGWRGSKVLYFGDHLYSDLADLTLRHGWRTGAIVPELEHETKIVSTARYSTSLTWMQALTGLLEQMQTHRDPVSKEVMGEWRKEREELRIMAKNLFNPHFGSIFRTCHNPTYFSRRLCRFSDLYMASLSCLLNYDLSYTFYPRRTPLQHEAPLWMDQLCTGCRKTPHLDDMAQIR is encoded by the exons ATGTCCGTAAAAACACTCGGTTCTGTTTTGTCTCGGTCCTTTTGGACTCGGGGGAAGAGGGGGCCCTCAGGGGCCCGGTCTCCCTCAGGGGCCCGGTCTCCCCGCGTCCACAGACTGTGCAGCTCGTGCTGCGGCTCCAAACAGAAGCTTCTCTGTGGAAAAACTCAGCAGCAAAGTTGTGACCCGAGCGCGTGTCCCCCCGAGGCCCCGCACAGAGCCCCGAGTCCCGCCAACAAGAAACCCGAGGAGCCCGCGGGGCCCCCGGGGGCCCCGGGAGTCAGCGCGgtcagaggagtcagaggacgCTCTTATTTTACCCACGCGGCCCCCACGGACCAGAGGAGCCTCCTGTGGGCGCGGTACCACGAGATGAAGAGACTGGTGCACG ATCTGATCCCGCCGGGCGCGTGCGGAATTCTCAACCACTCTGCGATTTACTCCAACAACGAGGTGAGTCTGGCCGAGGTCGACATCTACGGCTTCGATTACGACTACACTCTGGCCTTGTATTCAAACGCACTCCACAGCATGATCTACGACACCGCGCGAGGTTTTCTCATCGACCACTTCAAG TATCCCCAAGGAATCCGCAAATACGACTACATTCCAAACTTTGCCGCCCGAGGCCTTCACTACGACATACAAAAG GGTCTTTTAATGAAAATCGACGCGTTTCATTACATCCAACCAGGGACGGTTTACAG AGGTTTGAGCCCCGTCCCGGACGAGGAGGTGCAGGAGCTTtatggtggaacatttcacATCCCTCTGGAGCAGGACAGCGGCTTCTATGGAAAG GGGCCTAAAGTGAAACAGTTCATGGACATCTTCTCAATCCCAGAAATGACTCTTCTCGCCGCCGCAAACGATTTCTTCATCACGAACGAGATCGACTACGACCCCGTGCACCTCTTCAAAGACGTATCG gaggCGGTGGGCATGGTCCACTTAAAGGGATTTATGTACAAGTGGATTATGCAGGATCTGg ATAAATACATCCTCCGCGGCGAGGAGACGGACGCCGTGCTGCACAGACTCGTGGACCAGGGGAAGAAGCtgttccttatcacaaacagccCGTTCACGTTTGT GGACAAAGGGATGAGCCACATGGTCGGAAAAGACTGGAGAGAATTCTTTGACGTCGTTATCGTTCAGGCCGACAAACCGCATTTCTTCACCGACTGCATCAA ACCTTTCCGACGCCTCGACTGTGACGGCGCCTTGAGGTGGGACAAGATCAAGACTCTGGAGAAGGGTCAGATCTACAAACAG GGAAACTTGTTCGACTTCCTCAGACTCACGGGCTGGAGAGGCTCTAAGGTTCTGTACTTTGGAGATCATCTGTACAGTGACCTGGCT GACCTGACTCTTCGACACGGCTGGAGAACAGGAGCCATCGTCCCAGAGCTGGAGCACGAGACAAAGATCGTGAGCACGGCCCGATACTCCACCAGCCTGACCTGGATGCAGGCGCTGACCGGACTCCTGGAGCAGATGCAG acTCATCGTGACCCCGTGTCCAAAGAGGTCATGGGCGAGTGGCGGAAGGAGAGGGAAGAACTGAG gATTATGGCCAAAAACCTGTTCAACCCGCACTTCGGCAGCATCTTCAGGACCTGCCACAACCCGACGTACTTCTCCCGGCGGCTGTGTCGTTTCTCAGACTTATACATGGCGTCGCTCAGCTGCCTGTTGAACTATGACCTCTCGTACACGTTTTACCCGCGCCGCACGCCGCTCCAGCACGAGGCCCCTCTGTGGATGGACCAGCTCTGCACCGGCTGCAGGAAGACGCCTCACCTGGACGACATGGCGCAGATCCGATAG